The genome window ACCATTTACGCTGAAATCCGTTTAGCCGGAACAAAAAACGTATTGAAATCATATACAACCAGTTTAAGTGCATTTAACCAACAAGCCATTACTGTTTTTGCTTCAGGATTTGTTGATCCTTTAGCCAATCAAAATGGCTATGGAATGGGTTTATTTGCGGTAGATACTAACGGAAATGTAGTGGTGTTAAAAGAAGCTGCAAGAGTTCAGTTAATTCATAATGCACCCGATACAGCAATAAAAAATGTAGATATTTACTTTAATGATGATAAACTGGTATCGAATTTAGCTTTTAGAAAAGCAACTGCTTTTTTTACTGCTGAAGCAGGTGCACACAGAATAAGAGTAGCGAATGCTAACCAAACCGATACTATTTTTTATATACCATCGGTAACTTTATTTACAGGTAAATCATACGTGGCTATAGCTACAGGTGTAAAAGATACTACAACTTATGCTGCAAATCCTGAAGGACACGACAGAGGATTTACCATTAATGGTTTTGACAGTTTATCAGAAGGTTCAACAGTAACCGGTAACTTTCAGTATGTAGTTTATAATGGTACGCCAGATGCAGTAGATTTATCATTCAACAGAATTTCAAATAACACTACAATTATCAGTAATTTAGCTTATGGCAAATTCTCTAATTTATTAAACGCCAATGCAAACTTTATTTTTAATGTAAGTAACAGTACGCAAACTGCCTATAACGGAGCTTATACTTTAACCGCTACAGGTACTAACTTAAACCAATCAGGTGTTATATTTACTTCAGGTTTTTATAGCGAAACTGGAAACCCTGTTAATTCACCATCGTTTAAAATTTATGTTGCTTATAACAATGGTACTGTAGCTGAGTTAATTCGTTTAAAAAACAAATTACAAATTATACATAACTCGCCTGATACAACCATTAAAACTATTGATGTATATGCAAACGGAGTAAAATTTGTAAATGGATTAGGCTTTAGAAAAACAACAGGTATTGCAGCTACTGATGCATATGTGCCGGTTAGGTTAAACTTAACTAATGGTGGTTCGGTTGATACAAGTAATTCATTATGGGCAGTTAGTTTATTACCTGATTCAAACTTTAATATTGCTATCACTCACGGATTTACCGGAACTGCATATAGAGCTAACCCTGAAAGTATTTCAACTAACTTTGGTGTAACCGTAATAAGCCCTGCCAAACAAGTTGCTACTTTACCTAAACCAACCAATGAGGTTACGTTTTTCCATGGTGCGGTTAATCTAGGGAAAATTACTATACAAGGTGAGCAAGAAGGTTTGTTTGTAGCAAAATCAAACTCATATAAAACTACTTACAAATACTCTCCAACAAAAGGTAATGCAGCAGCTACTTACAATATTACTGATGCTAATTCTGGTGCAGGTATATCAACTTACAAAGCGAATTTCGTGGGAAGAACAGGTAATACAGGTGTGTTATTAGCTTCGGGTGTTGCTTTGGATTTAAGAACAGTAAAAGTACAGTATAAATTAGATTCATTACATACAGCTCTTAAGGACTCTGCTTTAAACTACGCTGATTCATTATTGTATACACAAAATAAAGATATACTATTAGGTTATTATATTGTTTGGACTGATGGCTCAGTAGATACTTTAGAAAGAGTAAGAGGAGTTGGTATTGCTGAGGTAACTAAACAAAACGAATTACTTTTATATCCAAACCCGGTTAAAGAAACTTTAAATGTAGTATTCACAAGTAAATCAAACCAGGAAGCAGCTATCAATATTATTGATTTACGAGGAGCGATTGTAAAATCGGAAAAAGTAAATTTGAGAAACAGCTTAAATGAAATAAGCTTAAATGTAAGCAACCTGAATGCAGGCATCTATTTTGTTCAACTAACCACCAATGAAGGTGTAGTAACAAAAAAATTAATTGTTGAATAAATAAGAGAATTAATACAATTGAAAATAGAAAAGCGGGCATTGTTACAATGCCCGCTTTTTTAATGCAAATACCTTATAAAAATATTATTTACTTAAGGTGTTTGCAATTATATTTGCTGCCTTATTTAAAAAAGCAATATGAGCAAAGGACCTATTTCAAATTTCATTGAAACACATTATAAACACTTTAATGCAGCCGCTTTAGTTGATGCTGCTAAAGGTTATGAAACACACCTTACCGAAGGTGGTAAAATGATGGTAACATTAGCAGGTGCTATGAGTACCGCTGAGTTAGGTAAATCATTAGCTGAAATGATTCGCCAGGGTAAAGTTGATATTATTAGCTGTACAGGTGCAAACTTAGAAGAGGATATTATGAATCTGGTAGCTCATAGTCATTACAAACGCGTACCTAATTACCGTGATTTAAGTCCGCAGGATGAATGGGATTTATTAGAAAACCATTACAACCGTGTAACCGATACTTGTATTCCTGAAGAGGAAGCTTTCCGCAGATTACAAAAACATATTTATAAAATTTGGAAAGATGCAGATACAGCAGGCGAACGCTTTTTTCCGCATGAATACATGTATAAAATATTGTTAAGTGGCGAGTTAAAACAATACTACGAAATTGATCCTAAAAACTCGTGGATGTTAGCTGCTGCTGAACGTAATTTGCCAATGGTAGTTCCGGGTTGGGAAGACTCAACAATGGGAAATATTTTTGCTTCATACGTTATTAAAAATGAAATAAAAGCCACTACAATGAAGTCAGGTATTGAATACATGGCTTGGTTAGCTGACTGGTATGTGAAAAACAGCGAAGGAAAAGGAATTGGTTTCTTTCAGATAGGTGGCGGTATTGCCGGTGATTTTCCTATTTGCGTAGTACCAATGTTATACCAAGATATGGAGATGGAAAACATTCCGTTTTGGAGTTATTTCTGCCAAATCAGCGATTCAACAACCAGTTATGGTTCGTATTCAGGAGCTGTACCAAACGAAAAAATTACTTGGGGTAAATTAGATATTCATACACCTAAGTTTATAGTAGAAAGTGATGCTACTATTGTGGCACCGCTTATGTTTGCCTGGATATTGGGTTGGTAAGATTAAAACTTATCTATACATAAAAAAGCCCTGCATGTTTTCATGCAGGGCTTTTTATTTTATGTCTTATTATTATTTCTTACTGGTTAATTCATTTACCAGATTATCGGCTTTGGCTACTTTTTGCAGTATCCATAAAACGTAGCGAATATCAACAGCTACACTTCTGCTATAGCTTTCGTTCCAGGCATAATCATTTATAGTAGCTGTGTAAGCCCTGTCAAAGTTTACACCTACCAGTTCGCCTTTTGCGTTCATAACAGGGCTACCGCTGTTACCACCTGTAGTATCTAAATTATATAAAAAATTAATAGGCAAATCATTAATGCTTGGTTTCAATAAATCGCCATAATCTTTGGCTGCATATAACTCTTTAATAACAGGTAGTAATTCATAATCCACACCATC of Bacteroidota bacterium contains these proteins:
- a CDS encoding deoxyhypusine synthase family protein, with product MSKGPISNFIETHYKHFNAAALVDAAKGYETHLTEGGKMMVTLAGAMSTAELGKSLAEMIRQGKVDIISCTGANLEEDIMNLVAHSHYKRVPNYRDLSPQDEWDLLENHYNRVTDTCIPEEEAFRRLQKHIYKIWKDADTAGERFFPHEYMYKILLSGELKQYYEIDPKNSWMLAAAERNLPMVVPGWEDSTMGNIFASYVIKNEIKATTMKSGIEYMAWLADWYVKNSEGKGIGFFQIGGGIAGDFPICVVPMLYQDMEMENIPFWSYFCQISDSTTSYGSYSGAVPNEKITWGKLDIHTPKFIVESDATIVAPLMFAWILGW
- a CDS encoding DUF4397 domain-containing protein, with the translated sequence MKHFNALKKGLFLLSASAFLLTAKAQTARFQIIHNAADPVLDTVDVYVNGTKWDNIAFRQASSLITVNAGTVLININDKSSVDSSDQVLTRFSKALTANSNTILMVAGVSNTSNFAANPNSVNTAIQLVSKAVTTLAAGSGKVQISFMHGVTDAPSVDIFSRPSPTSGALPTGLLYGQASGTTPVFFDNGTIYAEIRLAGTKNVLKSYTTSLSAFNQQAITVFASGFVDPLANQNGYGMGLFAVDTNGNVVVLKEAARVQLIHNAPDTAIKNVDIYFNDDKLVSNLAFRKATAFFTAEAGAHRIRVANANQTDTIFYIPSVTLFTGKSYVAIATGVKDTTTYAANPEGHDRGFTINGFDSLSEGSTVTGNFQYVVYNGTPDAVDLSFNRISNNTTIISNLAYGKFSNLLNANANFIFNVSNSTQTAYNGAYTLTATGTNLNQSGVIFTSGFYSETGNPVNSPSFKIYVAYNNGTVAELIRLKNKLQIIHNSPDTTIKTIDVYANGVKFVNGLGFRKTTGIAATDAYVPVRLNLTNGGSVDTSNSLWAVSLLPDSNFNIAITHGFTGTAYRANPESISTNFGVTVISPAKQVATLPKPTNEVTFFHGAVNLGKITIQGEQEGLFVAKSNSYKTTYKYSPTKGNAAATYNITDANSGAGISTYKANFVGRTGNTGVLLASGVALDLRTVKVQYKLDSLHTALKDSALNYADSLLYTQNKDILLGYYIVWTDGSVDTLERVRGVGIAEVTKQNELLLYPNPVKETLNVVFTSKSNQEAAINIIDLRGAIVKSEKVNLRNSLNEISLNVSNLNAGIYFVQLTTNEGVVTKKLIVE